A genomic region of Zea mays cultivar B73 chromosome 6, Zm-B73-REFERENCE-NAM-5.0, whole genome shotgun sequence contains the following coding sequences:
- the LOC100216645 gene encoding uncharacterized protein LOC100216645, translating to MGMEARCGDLAVAAGARVRRPLQPRDTNVAASTVVVGKAAPKPKAHPKGATRPALPSLPPAPLFPVVKPPPPVKDQCDASVAGVAEVSLAEELERARERRARLRAAREQTEREMVSRAETMERAAAEWERRAEDQRRLVSELMRLIGVPEVYTPVESLRSKEERKRRVATIGRSGSTGSISTASTVQADVGAKACSDQQSEDTGGIIETAKATEITS from the exons ATGGGGATGGAGGCGAGATGCGGTGACCTGGCCGTAGCTGCCGGCGCCCGCGTCCGGCGCCCGCTACAACCGCGGGACACCAACGTGGCGGCGTCCACGGTAGTGGTCGGCAAGGCTGCGCCGAAGCCCAAAGCTCATCCAAAGGGGGCGACGAGGCCCGCTTTGCCTTCACTGCCGCCGGCACCGCTGTTCCCGGTGGTGAAGCCACCCCCGCCCGTGAAGGACCAGTGCGACGCGTCTGTTGCGGGCGTGGCCGAAGTGTCGCTGGCGGAGGAGCTCGAGAGGGCGCGGGAGCGGCGCGCTCGGCTCCGCGCGGCGCGGGAACAGACGGAACGGGAGATGGTGAGCCGTGCCGAGACGATGGAGCGAGCGGCGGCGGAGTGGGAGCGCCGCGCGGAGGACCAGCGAAGGCTCGTCTCGGAGCTCATGCGCCTCATCGGGGTGCCTGAG GTGTACACGCCTGTGGAATCACTGAGATCCAAGGAAGAGAGGAAGCGAAGGGTGGCCACCATTGGTCGTTCCGGGTCGACT GGCTCCATCTCGACAGCATCAACAGTGCAGGCTGATGTTGGAGCAAAAGCCTGCAGTGATCAGCAATCCGAGGATACTGGAGGGATAATAGAGACGGCAAAAGCAACCGAGATCACCTCCTGA